The genomic interval GCTTCGGTTGAGGACTGGGGCGGCGCAAGGGCGTGTAGCCATCGCTTTAAGTTATCGGTCATGTCCTAAGGGTTAGGGTTAGGGCTATAAGGCTGGAACCCTGGGGTAGGAGCAGGAAGGCAGCGGTCAGGCCGTATGTTTCCCCATTCTGCTGCATAGGTCTTTAGTGAGAGGTAAGCCCCCACAAAGGTCTAACCAAGGACGAATTACGACCCTTGAGAAAAACCCTAGTCTATAGTCATCAAGGGCATGCCTGGTCGTCTGGAATGCTGTTCTAAACCATAACTCAATTGAGTTTGAGCTGCTTGAAATTAAGCTGGGCGTCCTTGGTTAGTTTGATTAGGAACTCAGCGTTAGGAACTCCACGTAATGAAAAGTAATTTTGTATCGCAATGGGTAGGGACTGGTGTGCTGGCTCTGAGCCTGGCTATTTTGCCCTCTGCACTACCGGCCTCCGCCCAAACCACTGCTGATCCGGCTGCTCCCGGTGGCACTGCACCCGACGCAACGACTACTCCCGATACCACAACTCCGGGCGCAACCACCGCCCCGGGCACCATCACGGCACCAGGTACAACCACTACACCTGGTGCAACTACAGCCCCGGGCGCAACCACAGCACCCGGCACCACTACAACGCCCGGCACCACCACCCCTGGGACCACCACCACCCCTGGGACCACTGATACGGTAACCACGACCACCGCTGATGACAACGACGGATTTAGCTGGGGCTGGCTGGGGCTGCTGGGGCTGCTGGGGCTGGCTGGGCTGGCTGGACGTAGCTCTACCCCAACCACAACCTACCGTACCGACGATCGCGTGGTGACCCCCACCTCTTCGGATCCTCGGATCTAACTGAAATTGAAGGCCGAGAGCGGTACTTTGCTGACCGGCTCGGCCAAATCGCTTGGGGAAAGGGTGCTACTAGTAGCACCCTTTTTTTTGTCCTTTGAGCTGAGCTGGTTTGTTCACGATCGAGTCAGGACAAGCTAGAGGCTCATTCCACAAGCAGCGGGACCGGCTAGAACGGCAGGCGCGGCAGCGGGAAGGGGAGGCGACGGCGAATTTCGTCCTCCAGGCGGTCCTGGACTTGATCGACCAGGGTGGTGGCGATCGCATTGACCGCACTCTGGACAAAGTCGGACTGCCCGGTGGCGGCCACATCAAAGACACAGCCCTCCAGCATCCACTCGTTCACCCCGGCCTGCTGGCACTGGCGGGTGGCGGCCTGAATTTGGGCCGGGGCCACCCCCAGCAGCGACGGAAACTGGCTGGGAAAATTGCGCTGGGTAAAGGTTTCGGTGGACTGGCCGGGGGCGTAATCGAACAGAGACTCACTGGCCGAGACGCGCCAGCTGTCGCCAAACTGTCGGTAGAGCTGCTCGAAAAAGGCGGTTTGCACCTGGCTGAGCGGCACCGGGGCCGGAATTAACCCCTGCACCAGTCGGGCCACGGGCGCGTAGGTATCCTGGACCGGAATAGCTCCACCGCCGCGAATTTGCAGGTCGTCGCTGGGGTCGCGGTTGAGGTTGCCGAGCAGTCCGTAGTAGGCCCCTGCCCGGCGGGGCACCTCTGGGGTGAGAGTCAAAAAGGCGGCTCCGCCCATGGTGGTCTGGGCCACCTGGAGGGTTTCGCCTGTGGGCCACAGAACCTGGTAGCGATCGCCCGCCCGCAGCACCGTACCACCCCCCGGCAACAGGGCTGGACCGTTGCCTAGGGTCAGCGGGGTGCCGTCCAGCCACAGGGGAGATTGGCCGTCGGGGGCGTGCTGGGCATAAATGGCCAGCCGATGGCCGCCCACCCGCATTGCCACCGCCGTATTCATCGACAGGGGCCGACCGGGAATTGGCTGCTGCCGGGCCTGCACCTGGAAGTGGCCATCGGTGGCCGCCGTCAGCCAAAACTCGCCAACGGTTTGGAAGCTGTAGCGGTAGCCGTCGTAGGTGATGATGTGGGGGTCGCCGTAGCTGGTGCCCCTGGCGCGATCGCCGCCGCCCCAGGGGGTGCCGGGGCCGGTGGGGGTGGTCTCGGCGGAACCCTCGTCCTCCTCCTCCTCACAGGGATTTTCTATGGGGTCAATGCCTAGCTCGGCGTTGCCGGGGTAGCCCGTCAGGGCAATGGTGGCTCGGGGTGAGCTGACGGCCGTGACCCCCGCCGGGCGAGTGCCATCGGGGCAGGTACAGGTGTCGCCCAGGCAGTACCACTGGTGGAAGCTGCCGCTGATGCGGGTGGTGTCGCGATCGCCCCAGCGAATCGCCCCGTGGCCGTTACCCAGCACCTGCACCGAGACCACCTGGGCCTCGGGCAGGGTGAGCTGGTAGAGGCGCTGAACCGTGCGGGTAATGCTGCGGCCCTGGGGAATGGCCAGGGGCTGTATTTCGCGGCGATCGCCCGTGATCCCCGGCCCGCTGGTGTTCCAGTCGCGCAGGCTGGGGTGGCGCTCCAGGCCCATGGCCCAGGTCTGCAAAAAGCCGTCCCGGTTGGCCATCAGGCCCAGAAATCGATCGATCCACTGGGCTTCGGCGGCGGGGGGCGGCAGGGGCGGGGTAAAGGCGCGATCGAGCAGGGCCCAGGTCGCCTCACCACTGTGGGTCATGTGGGCAAACACCCCCTGGGCGTCGTAGCTGCGGTCTTCAATCTGGCTGTAGGTCGTCAGGTACCGCCGCCAGCGGGGTTCTCCCAGGGCCGACCCGCCCGCGTAGATTTCCCCGGCCCAGCTGGCCGACCCCTCCAGCACCCAGGGCGGCATGGGGGAAAGGGCTCCGGCCTTCTCCCGCTGGTAGCAGTGGT from Leptolyngbya sp. KIOST-1 carries:
- a CDS encoding VWD domain-containing protein: MAVFLLGSVRWRLGWLRLGLLFGLTLALVLTTLARQAPADADLDRRVAEARNYIEAQTGHRFTRPIVITNDDSYQRQYIRSDADGEHNLATSRAAVRDPANPSLWVDIRVLEGRTGIPATGEWQACLIVVADAWTSLLEPAKRSNIAHEVYHCYQREKAGALSPMPPWVLEGSASWAGEIYAGGSALGEPRWRRYLTTYSQIEDRSYDAQGVFAHMTHSGEATWALLDRAFTPPLPPPAAEAQWIDRFLGLMANRDGFLQTWAMGLERHPSLRDWNTSGPGITGDRREIQPLAIPQGRSITRTVQRLYQLTLPEAQVVSVQVLGNGHGAIRWGDRDTTRISGSFHQWYCLGDTCTCPDGTRPAGVTAVSSPRATIALTGYPGNAELGIDPIENPCEEEEDEGSAETTPTGPGTPWGGGDRARGTSYGDPHIITYDGYRYSFQTVGEFWLTAATDGHFQVQARQQPIPGRPLSMNTAVAMRVGGHRLAIYAQHAPDGQSPLWLDGTPLTLGNGPALLPGGGTVLRAGDRYQVLWPTGETLQVAQTTMGGAAFLTLTPEVPRRAGAYYGLLGNLNRDPSDDLQIRGGGAIPVQDTYAPVARLVQGLIPAPVPLSQVQTAFFEQLYRQFGDSWRVSASESLFDYAPGQSTETFTQRNFPSQFPSLLGVAPAQIQAATRQCQQAGVNEWMLEGCVFDVAATGQSDFVQSAVNAIATTLVDQVQDRLEDEIRRRLPFPLPRLPF
- a CDS encoding WGxxGxxG family protein, giving the protein MKSNFVSQWVGTGVLALSLAILPSALPASAQTTADPAAPGGTAPDATTTPDTTTPGATTAPGTITAPGTTTTPGATTAPGATTAPGTTTTPGTTTPGTTTTPGTTDTVTTTTADDNDGFSWGWLGLLGLLGLAGLAGRSSTPTTTYRTDDRVVTPTSSDPRI